A stretch of Arachis hypogaea cultivar Tifrunner chromosome 15, arahy.Tifrunner.gnm2.J5K5, whole genome shotgun sequence DNA encodes these proteins:
- the LOC112748741 gene encoding putative AC transposase produces MRYHLLNQCKKFPRESGDPSQTILTFQQKKEGEGVFTAVTFDAEMCRKALARMIIVDELPFKFVEGEGFRFYMSIVQPRFSLPGRITVAKDCWNLYISEKNRLKTVFKQPNQSVCLTTDCWTSVQNLNYMCLTAHYIDHDWKLQKRIINFCLIKNHKGETIGRKIERCLLGWGISRVFTITVDNASSNDTAISYLRTRMEDWNLHPLKGEHLHVRCCAHILNLVVNDGLKEMHESISKIRNAIRYVHASPSRMNRFKNFIKEARIQDKCTVQLDVPTRWNSTYTMLESGLKFQKAFKRLGERDTEYALMQGGIPRNIDWDNAKHFMEFLKIFHDVTKSVSGSLLVTSSQYFHEFCKILRVFKASCGSRDPLLGSMAERMKLKYDKYWGNIKNINMMIFVAVILDPRYKLKFVNFSFEKLYDKDDADFLGAKVKETFSKMFECYMNANNGGRSFTSTTMDGASDVGVPDGDMAGDFFKEVHFHEIINKNEVDLYLMDGLEKPGDQNTFDILNWWKVNSSKYPILSQIARDVLAMPVSTVASESAFSTGGRVLNNYRSSLTPKTVEALICTQNWLRASPMTTDFEELIEEFEKLELEIAPTGEDEDESGVDSD; encoded by the exons ATGCGTTATCATTTGTTGAACCAATGTAAAAAATTTCCTAGGGAGTCGGGTGACCCTAGTCAAACAATCCTTACCTTCCAACAAAAAAAAGAGGGTGAAGGGGTATTTACTGCAGTTACTTTTGATGCTGAAATGTGTAGAAAAGCCCTTGCTAGGATGATAATTGTTGATGAGCTACCATTCAAGTTTGTTGAGGGGGAGGGATTTAGATTCTATATGAGTATTGTGCAGCCTAGATTTTCACTTCCGGGAAGGATTACTGTTGCTAAGGACTGTTGGAATCTCTATATTAGTGAGAAGAATAGGTTGAAAACTGTGTTCAAGCAACCGAATCAATCTGTTTGTTTAACTACTGATTGTTGGACTTCTGTGCAAAATCTGAATTATATGTGTCTCACTGCTCATTACATTGATCATGATTGGAAATTGCAAAAGAggattattaatttttgtcttATTAAAAACCACAAGGGAGAAACAATTGGTAGAAAGATTGAGAGATGTCTTTTGGGGTGGGGGATATCTAGAGTGTTCACAATTACTGTTGATAACGCTAGTTCTAATGACACTGCAATATCTTACCTAAGAACTAGAATGGAGGATTGGAATTTACATCCTTTGAAAGGAGAGCATTTGCATGTTAGGTGTTGTGCACATATTCTTAATCTTGTTGTTAATGATGGATTGAAAGAGATGCATGAATCTATTAGCAAGATAAGAAATGCTATTAGATATGTGCATGCTTCCCCTAGTCGTAtgaataggttcaaaaatttcaTTAAGGAAGCTAGGATACAAGACAAGTGTACTGTCCAACTCGATGTTCCCACTAGATGGAACTCTACATACACCATGCTTGAAAGTGGTTTGAAGTTTCAAAAGGCGTTCAAGAGGCTAGGGGAGAGAGATACAGAATATGCTCTAATGCAAGGTGGTATTCCGAGGAATATTGATTGGGATAATGCAAAACACTTTATGGAATTCCTGAAAATTTTTCATGATGTTACAAAGAGTGTGTCTGGTAGTTTGCTTGTgacttcttctcaatattttcatgagttttgtAAGATTTTGCGTGTGTTCAAAGCTTCTTGTGGTAGTCGAGATCCATTACTTGGGAGTATGGCTGAGAGGATGAAGCTTAAGTATGACAAGTACTGGGGTAACATTAAAAATATCAACATGATGATTTTTGTTGCTGTGATTCTTGATCCTAGATACAAGTTGAAGTTTGTCAACTTTAGCTTTGAAAAGTTATATGATAAGGATGATGCTGATTTTTTGGGTGCAAAAGTGAAAGAAACCTTCTCCAAGATGTTTGAATGCTATATGAATGCAAATAATGGGGGAAGATCTTTTACTTCAACAACAATGGATGGTGCATCAGATGTGGGAGTACCTGATGGCGACATGGCTGGTGATTTTTTTAAGGaggtgcattttcatgagatcatCAACAAGAATGAGGTGGATTTGTATTTGATGGATGGTTTAGAGAAGCCTGGTGATCAAAATACTTTTGACATATTGAATTGGTGGAAGGTAAATTCTAGCAAGTATCCTATCTTATCCCAAATAGCTAGAGATGTCCTAGCAATGCCGGTCTCAACTGTTGCTTCAGAATCAGCTTTTAGCACTGGTGGAAGAGTGCTTAACAACTATAGGAGTTCTTTAACTCCAAAGACAGTTGAGGCATTGATATGCACACAAAATTGGCTTCGTGCTTCTCCAATGACAACTgattttgaggagcttattgaAGAGTTTGAGAAACTTGAATTAG aaatcGCACCAACTGGAGAAGATGAGGATGAGTCTGGTGTGGATTCAGATTAA
- the LOC112750503 gene encoding uncharacterized protein, which yields MHNTYFSSTIYAVRGRESFSLSFNGYSNICYERFDRTPSHCSSCCHCCGCCALSNYRVTIKPSLQNGLRQSTLLQLSARRFILGREQFFPRLPAYGLHKRCYVNEETVCNRSRRRIEGECVCAGDSRKGRGSYHSFGSDDAEAVLSLLSEQSDKDTIDVKRKNVSTSRRNEAEKKIKSVSRQRNLNLGKKVETKTKGILKQRETSAIDLRRENEKSSRGNVALARSEGHRSRRDVSSCSSYYTVSSGDLGSDIDVQDKHGFEECSSGYENDEANYVKGQVKEEFNKQSDDLVRLQDFSKHEKTAFGADIDSSLRKKSEKKLAEVTVQEIKSTREQQDVHSEAFGSHEPSSYGKASLSHKQVNSKEDDSSFLKRQNAFIQARNKRHQYTGVQDSGFNEFETTLVSKQAFTGRHEELDLSDAQIKETRDEHKKIVGSTTTGKKTLNSKKISSSRHGNLEILETCSHETSDEQNKFSGSNSTTGKDVINRSSHKYIETSKVEDIQRTSMENLGAQRISVSSSVQEMEEHQHQKGEKRLLKREEKTEIKDMRKSQHISEVSHDHQSNIEDTYIINARTKIKNTDEKQLSSSKRTSEKVKHIPKSTLKSVAKTTESSCQTDETIVNFELSREDKTTRKVTISDKTTSREESNIRGSRSFVSESGTHVTLTDDHERKSATMLIASSSQETTGGGSARAQITSQVASPEIIVETSESGSSDTSDHSDKSPVLLQYSRDGSNQSYSEPYTIMAPEDSLRSVDCLEKSSNQFVAEFVQRARHEVATSATSEVEGTRTKFAVEDEGNQIYNSSRQHTEDDSQSKKHDSSHSSGIRESKGPSDEMWDETKSSVEQSQRAEESEVGNETSKTIVRRTGRSLWSMIADVVKLRWVSHAASTSAERSDERNSPNKSDSETWFSGQEHAERHKSSAIKEASVIPPEAITIDKLKQGKNDTQREGEMSDTRRIKDKGKCVEIRSSDSETWLSEKEQQENYESTLIKETSVQPPEVMTIDKLKPGKNYTQSEETSDTKRIKNKGKHVKVRSSSNTEESGSATIPYASGEENIEWTRDRKDLKISTSGIKSVDFPSASLPARGPPVASPIVNIGVLDLSRTRSVLPIKEPVPSVQSELSASGEKDGELKQRKFQRTGQVLRDRFDDWEEAYQLELEQRRMDEMFMKEALLEAKKAADIWEVPVGAVLVQQGKIIARGCNLVEELRDSTAHAEMICIREASNLLRTWRLSGTTLYVTLEPCPMCAGAILQARVDTVVWGAPNKLLGADGSWIRLFPEGGESSDSRDMPPAPVHPFHPKITIRRGILENECADVMQQFFQLRRKQKKDESPKEPSRLSLTHRHHHAKFLNKLHDIFHVFCL from the exons ATGCACAACACATATTTTAGCTCTACAATATATGCTGTCAGGGGTAGGGAGTCATTCTCATTATCTTTCAATGGCTACTCAAACATCTGCTATGAAAGATTTGACAGAACACCATCACACTGTTCATCATGTTGTCACTGTTGTGGTTGTTGTGCACTCTCCAATTATAGGGTAACAATAAAGCCTAGTcttcaaaatgggttgaggcagtCCACTCTCCTTCAACTGTCAGCTAGAAGATTTATTTTGGGTAGAGAACAGTTTTTTCCCCGTCTGCCAGCTTATGGTCTACACAAAAGATGTTATGTGAATGAAGAAACTGTTTGCAATAGAAGTAGAAGGAGAATAGAGGGAGAATGTGTCTGTGCAGGAGACTCGCGAAAAGGGAGGGGAAGTTACCATTCATTTGGTTCTGATGATGCCGAAGCAGTTCTCAGCTTATTGAGTGAGCAATCAGATAAGGATACTATTGATGTTAAAAGGAAGAATGTCTCCACATCCAGAAGAAATGAagcagagaagaaaataaagagtgTGAGTAGGCAGAGAAATTTGAATTTGGGTAAGAAAGTAGAAACAAAGACAAAAGGGATCTTGAAGCAACGCGAGACATCTGCTATTGACTTGAGAAGAGAGAATGAAAAATCTAGCAGAGGAAATGTAGCCTTGGCCAGAAGTGAAGGCCATAGGTCGAGAAGAGATGTTTCTAGTTGTTCATCTTATTACACAGTTTCATCAGGAGATCTCGGGAGTGACATCGATGTTCAGGATAAACATGGTTTTGAAGAATGTTCATCAGGATATGAGAATGATGAAGCAAATTATGTGAAGGGACAAGTGAAGGAAGAATTCAACAAACAAAGTGATGATTTGGTGAGGCTGCAGGACTTTTCAAAGCATGAAAAAACTGCATTTGGTGCTGACATTGATTCTAGCCTAAGGAAGAAGTCTGAAAAGAAGCTGGCCGAGGTAACAGTGCAGGAAATAAAATCTACAAGAGAACAGCAAGATGTGCATTCAGAAGCATTTGGATCTCATGAACCTAGTAGTTATGGTAAAGCGTCTCTTTCACATAAGCAAGTCAATAGTAAGGAAGATGATTCGTCTTTTCTCAAGCGTCAGAATGCATTTattcaagcaagaaacaaaaggCATCAATATACAGGTGTGCAAGATTCTGGTTTCAATGAATTTGAAACAACCTTGGTTTCAAAACAGGCATTTACTGGCAGGCATGAGGAACTTGATCTATCTGATGCACAGATAAAGGAAACAAGAGATGAACataaaaaaattgttggctctacTACCACTGGAAAGAAAACCTTGAATTCAAAGAAGATCTCCAGTAGCAGACATGGGAACCTTGAGATACTAGAAACATGCTCACACGAAACAAGTGATGAACAGAACAAATTTTCTGGTTCTAATTCTACCACAGGAAAGGATGTTATAAATAGAAGTTCACATAAATATATTGAAACTTCAAAAGTTGAAGACATTCAAAGGACATCCATGGAGAATCTTGGAGCACAAAGGATTTCAGTTTCGAGTTCTGTTCAGGAAATGGAGGAGCATCAACACCAAAAAGGAGAGAAGAGACTTCTAAAGAGAGAGGAAAAGACTGAGATTAAAGATATGAGAAAATCTCAACATATTTCTGAAGTATCACACGATCATCAGAGTAATATTGAAGATACTTATATCATAAATGCTAGaactaaaataaagaacacagaTGAAAAGCAACTTTCAAGCTCTAAAAGAACCTCTGAGAAGGTGAAGCACATCCCTAAAAGCACATTGAAGTCAGTTGCCAAAACTACAGAAAGTTCTTGCCAAACAGATGAAACAATTGTAAATTTTGAATTAAGCAGGGAGGACAAAACAACTCGGAAAGTAACAATTTCAGATAAAACTACCTCAAGAGAGGAATCCAACATCCGGGGATCAAGGAGTTTTGTTTCTGAATCTGGAACACATGTCACATTAACAGATGATCATGAAAGAAAGTCTGCAACGATGTTGATTGCTTCCTCATCCCAAGAGACAACAGGTGGAGGCTCAGCACGTGCTCAAATAACTTCACAAGTCGCTAGCCCAGAAATTATTGTCGAAACTTCAGAAAGTGGCTCATCTGATACATCTGATCATTCTGATAAAAGTCCTGTTTTGCTACAATATTCTAGAGATGGAAGTAATCAGTCTTACAGTGAACCGTATACCATCATGGCTCCAGAAGATTCTCTTCGTTCAGTTGATTGCTTAGAGAAATCATCCAATCAGTTTGTTGCTGAGTTTGTTCAGAGAGCCAGACATGAAGTTGCCACTTCAGCCACATCAGAGGTGGAAGGTACTAGAACAAAGTTTGCTGTTGAAGATGAGGGGAACCAGATCTACAATTCAAGCAGGCAACATACTGAAGATGATTCTCAGTCTAAGAAGCATGATTCTAGCCATTCCTCTGGGATTCGTGAGTCCAAAGGACCTTCTGATGAGATGTGGGATGAAACAAAATCTTCTGTTGAGCAAAGTCAAAGAGCTGAAGAATCGGAGGTTGGCAATGAAACGTCAAAAACAATTGTCCGTAGAACCGGCAGGTCCCTGTGGAGTATGATTGCTGACGTTGTAAAATTGCGTTGGGTTTCACATGCTGCTTCTACTTCAGCTGAAAGATCAGATGAGAGAAACTCACCAAACAAGTCTGATAGTGAAACATGGTTTTCTGGGCAGGAGCATGCGGAAAGGCATAAAAGTAGTGCCATAAAAGAAGCGAGTGTGATACCACCAGAAGCCATTACAATTGACAAGTTAAAACAGGGTAAAAATGATACCCAACGCGAAGGGGAGATGTCTGACACTAGAAGAATTAAGGACAAAGGAAAATGTGTTGAGATTAGATCATCTGATAGTGAAACATGGTTATCTGAGAAGGAGCAACAGGAAAACTATGAAAGTACTTTAATAAAAGAAACAAGTGTGCAACCACCAGAAGTCATGACAATTGACAAGTTAAAACCGGGTAAAAATTatacacaaagtgaagagacgtcTGACACTAAAAGAATTAAGAATAAAGGAAAACATGTTAAAGTTAGATCATCTTCAAATACAGAAGAAAGTGGGTCTGCAACCATCCCGTATGCTTCAGGAGAGGAAAATATTGAATGGACCAGAGatagaaaagatttaaaaattagtaCTTCGGGCATTAAAAGTGTGGACTTTCCAAGTGCATCATTGCCTGCCAGAGGGCCTCCTGTTGCAAGCCCAATTGTAAATATTGGTGTGCTTGACTTGTCTCGAACTCGGTCAGTGTTGCCAATCAAGGAACCAGTTCCTTCAGTGCAGTCTGAATTGTCTGCTTCAGGGGAAAAGGATGGAGAATTGAAACAAAGAAAGTTTCAGAGGACTGGGCAAGTCTTAAGAGATAGGTTTGATGACTGGGAGGAAGCCTATCAACTTGAACTTGAGCAGCGAAGGATGGATGAAATGTTCATGAAGGAAGCACTTCTAGAAGCCAAGAAGGCCGCAGATATTTGGGAAGTCCCCGTTGGTGCTGTTCTTGTGCAGCAAGGAAAAATTATTGCCCGGGGATGCAACTT GGTTGAAGAGTTACGGGACTCCACTGCACATGCAGAGATGATTTGTATACGAGAAGCTTCAAATCTTCTTCGGACATGGAGACTATCA GGCACTACACTTTATGTTACGCTTGAGCCCTGTCCAATGTGTGCTGGCGCCATTCTTCAGGCAAGAGTAGATACTGTTGTGTGGGGAGCTCCCAATAAGCTTCTTGGAGCTGATGGAAGCTGGATCAG GCTTTTCCCTGAGGGAGGAGAAAGCTCAGATTCCAGAGATATGCCGCCTGCTCCAGTTCATCCATTTCATCCGAAGATTACGATACGACGAGGCATCTTGGAAAATGAGTGCGCAGATGTAATGCAGCAATTCTTTCAGCTGAGGAGGAAACAGAAGAAAGACGAATCGCCAAAGGAGCCTTCTCGCCTCTCACTTACTCACCGGCATCACCACGCCAAGTTCCTCAACAAGTTACATGACATCTTCCACGTATTCTGTTTGTAA
- the LOC112750504 gene encoding uncharacterized protein, giving the protein MASTFWAVALASLCFQLVTINAQAPATAPSKLPPAAPTPKAATAPVVAASPPTISKPPVASKPPANVAPKPAPVTSPAPKVAPVSSPKVPPPQPPKASPVSAPTTPPPLPPPPVATPPPLPPPTISPTPVQAPPATAPTPLQRAPAPAPVSPPPALAPTPVIEPPTPAPAKHKKRRHRRKHKKHHAPAPAPTIVNKSPPAPPDSTADSDTAPAPAPGLNLNGSPSNYQHGRNIWATAGIAITILLAMTGFSS; this is encoded by the exons ATGGCTTCAACGTTCTGGGCAGTGGCTTTAGCAAGCCTCTGCTTCCAGCTAGTAACAATTAACGCACAAGCTCCAGCAACAGCGCCCTCAAAGCTGCCACCTGCAGCACCGACGCCGAAAGCAGCTACGGCACCTGTAGTGGCAGCTTCCCCTCCAACCATAAGCAAACCACCAGTGGCTAGCAAGCCTCCAGCAAATGTGGCTCCAAAACCTGCTCCTGTGACATCACCAGCCCCCAAGGTTGCACCTGTTTCGAGCCCAAAGGtgccaccaccacaaccaccaaaAGCTTCACCTGTCTCAGCTCCAACCACACCACCACCATTGCCGCCGCCGCCTGTTGCGACACCACCACCATTGCCACCACCAACAATATCCCCAACACCAGTCCAAGCACCACCAGCCACTGCACCTACGCCACTACAGAGAGCACCAGCACCCGCACCTGTTTCTCCCCCACCAGCACTAGCACCAACGCCTGTAATAGAACCACCAACACCAGCACCTGCCAAGCACAAGAAACGAAGGCACAGGCGCAAGCACAAAAAACATCATGCACCAGCTCCAGCACCAACAATTGTCAACAAGAGTCCCCCAGCACCACCGGATTCCACAGCAGATTCGGACACAGCACCAGCACCAGCACCGGGTCTGAATTTG AATGGATCACCATCAAACTATCAGCATGGGAGAAATATATGGGCAACGGCTGGAATTGCCATCACCATCTTGCTAGCTATGACAGGCTTCAGCTCATAG